GGTCTCATCACCATCTTAGTGGGTTTTACCTCATCTAATATAACGCTTCTCAATAAACTTCCGCTGAACTCTTGTTTTTCATCCTTATGATCACAGAGGATTTCGTTTTCTATACTTCCACATTTAGGACAATAATAGTTTTCTCTCAAAAAAATAGGTTTAATTAGAAGATCTTTTTCATCTATATTATCGAATATCTTATGTGCTTCATATGGAGAATAATAGTTTCCAACTCCAGCATGATCCCTACCAAAGACGTGATGTGTACAGCCTAAATTACTTCTAATTATTGCGTGAAGAACAGCTTCTCTAGGTCCAGCATACCTCATATCCCATAAGGTAAATGAAAGGAGATGTACTTTTTTACTTATATAACCATATCTGGATAAGGCGTCATGAGTTAAGAGTATAGCCTCATCAATATAATCGCCTACTCTTTTCTCACCTATTACCACATTGACTAAGATTCCAGTTCTAGGTTCGTCGACTTTTTCATTTTCGTTTGCAGCAAACCACGCGTATTTCATCAAATATTCATGACCAGTATGAGGCACATTTCTGGTTTGGAATGCCACTATTTTCTTCCAACCCTTCTTTTCGAAAACCTCTCTATGCATTCTTGGAGTTAACCAAAAATCAGAATATGGGATATTGAACCTAAGTTTATTAACTAGCCAAATATCTCCAGCTAAGAATCTATCTGCGTAATTTAACGTTCTCTTCACCCCTGGGTGCTTAATGTCTTTCGTCTTATACACTTTTTCAGCAATTTTTACCTTGTCGTAGGTGAAGATTTCTTTAATCTCCATAACTGCTAAAGGCTTTCCCAAATAAGTTATTCCTATTATGTCACCTTCTTTAACATCTATTTTGTGAG
The nucleotide sequence above comes from Sulfolobus tengchongensis. Encoded proteins:
- the sat gene encoding sulfate adenylyltransferase codes for the protein MNLLGHGRVEIIERVKEFKEFRELQKIEVKRQLAHEIISIAYGFLSPLKGFMTYNEVDSVVNEMRLPNDILWPIPIVFDLAHKIDVKEGDIIGITYLGKPLAVMEIKEIFTYDKVKIAEKVYKTKDIKHPGVKRTLNYADRFLAGDIWLVNKLRFNIPYSDFWLTPRMHREVFEKKGWKKIVAFQTRNVPHTGHEYLMKYAWFAANENEKVDEPRTGILVNVVIGEKRVGDYIDEAILLTHDALSRYGYISKKVHLLSFTLWDMRYAGPREAVLHAIIRSNLGCTHHVFGRDHAGVGNYYSPYEAHKIFDNIDEKDLLIKPIFLRENYYCPKCGSIENEILCDHKDEKQEFSGSLLRSVILDEVKPTKMVMRPEVYDVLMKTAKEYGFGSPFVTEEYLEKRQKIFELGEERI